From a region of the Nocardioides ginsengisegetis genome:
- a CDS encoding substrate-binding domain-containing protein — MKSTSVRRAIVPGIAALTLALSACGAGNESSSTDSSSSGSVSGTLNGGGSSAQESAQAAWKAGFQGANSGATVNYDPVGSGTGRENFINGAYKFAGSDSALSTDEGELDKAKEACGGEDPIEVPAYVSPIAVVYNVQGVDNLQLDAPTIAEIFAGKITKWNDPAIADQNPDAKLPSTTITPVHRSDDSGTTNNFTDYLEQAAEGKWTYPADSIWPIKGGEAGDGTSGLVAAVKAGDGTIGYADESQAGDLGVASIKVGDSYNAPSAEGAAQVLANSPRVSGRADTDMAIEVDRKDTDAGAYPLMLTSYLIACQHYDTQSDADLVKGYLSYAVSTEGQQAAATQAGSAPLDSKLQQEAAAIVDKIAVK, encoded by the coding sequence GTGAAGAGCACTTCCGTCCGCCGGGCAATCGTGCCCGGGATCGCTGCCCTCACGCTGGCCCTGTCCGCCTGTGGCGCCGGCAACGAGTCGTCCAGCACCGACAGCAGCTCGAGTGGCTCGGTGAGCGGCACCCTGAACGGTGGCGGCTCGTCCGCCCAGGAGTCCGCGCAGGCTGCGTGGAAGGCTGGCTTCCAGGGCGCCAACAGCGGCGCCACCGTGAACTACGACCCGGTCGGCTCCGGCACGGGTCGCGAGAACTTCATCAACGGCGCCTACAAGTTCGCCGGCTCCGACTCGGCGCTCAGCACCGACGAGGGCGAGCTCGACAAGGCCAAGGAGGCGTGCGGCGGCGAGGACCCGATCGAGGTCCCCGCGTACGTGTCCCCGATCGCCGTGGTCTACAACGTCCAGGGCGTCGACAACCTCCAGCTCGACGCGCCGACGATCGCCGAGATCTTCGCCGGCAAGATCACCAAGTGGAACGACCCGGCCATCGCCGACCAGAACCCCGACGCGAAGCTGCCGAGCACCACGATCACGCCCGTGCACCGCTCGGACGACTCGGGCACCACGAACAACTTCACCGACTACCTCGAGCAGGCTGCCGAGGGCAAGTGGACCTACCCGGCCGACAGCATCTGGCCGATCAAGGGCGGCGAGGCCGGCGACGGCACCTCCGGCCTGGTGGCCGCGGTCAAGGCCGGCGACGGCACCATCGGCTACGCCGACGAGAGCCAGGCCGGTGACCTCGGCGTCGCCTCGATCAAGGTCGGGGACAGCTACAACGCCCCGTCCGCCGAGGGTGCCGCCCAGGTGCTGGCGAACTCGCCGCGCGTCTCGGGCCGGGCCGACACCGACATGGCCATCGAGGTGGACCGCAAGGACACCGACGCGGGCGCCTACCCGCTGATGCTCACGTCGTACCTCATCGCCTGCCAGCACTACGACACGCAGTCCGACGCCGACCTGGTCAAGGGCTACCTGTCCTACGCCGTGTCGACCGAGGGCCAGCAGGCCGCGGCGACGCAGGCCGGCTCGGCGCCGCTCGACAGCAAGCTGCAGCAGGAAGCCGCAGCGATCGTCGACAAGATCGCCGTCAAGTAA
- the pstC gene encoding phosphate ABC transporter permease subunit PstC translates to MSATPTLKDPEASPAIQTGNRRRGDALFAGTARGAGLVILAALAGVVVFLAIEGIPGLNETSGTYAPHDSFLSYTAPLVFGTVLAAVLALVIAVPFAFGIALFISHYAPRRIAVPVAYVIDLLAAVPSVVYGLWGGRTLGKYIVPAHAWLADHLGFIPLFKGPASVTGRTMFTAAIVLAIMVLPIITAISREVFAQTPRLHEEAALALGATRWEAIRLAVFPYARSGMVSAVMLGLGRALGETMAVAMVLSASPVATLNIISNTNSATVASNIATSFAEATPAKLHVLIATGLVLFAVTFAVNFAARWIVGRNERRMAR, encoded by the coding sequence GTGTCAGCCACTCCCACCCTGAAGGATCCGGAGGCGTCGCCGGCGATCCAGACCGGCAACCGCCGGCGCGGCGACGCCCTCTTCGCCGGTACGGCGCGCGGCGCCGGACTGGTGATCCTCGCGGCGCTGGCCGGTGTCGTGGTCTTCCTCGCGATCGAGGGCATCCCCGGCCTCAACGAGACCTCCGGCACCTACGCGCCGCACGACTCGTTCCTCAGCTACACCGCGCCGCTCGTGTTCGGCACCGTGCTGGCCGCCGTCCTGGCGCTGGTGATCGCCGTGCCGTTCGCCTTCGGCATCGCGCTGTTCATCTCGCACTACGCACCGCGCCGGATCGCCGTCCCCGTGGCGTACGTCATCGACCTGCTCGCGGCGGTGCCGTCGGTGGTCTACGGACTGTGGGGCGGGCGCACCCTCGGCAAGTACATCGTCCCGGCGCACGCCTGGCTCGCTGACCACCTCGGGTTCATCCCGCTCTTCAAGGGGCCCGCCTCGGTCACCGGCCGCACCATGTTCACCGCCGCCATCGTGCTCGCGATCATGGTCCTGCCGATCATCACCGCGATCTCGCGCGAGGTCTTCGCGCAGACGCCGCGGCTCCACGAGGAGGCCGCCCTCGCGCTGGGCGCCACCCGGTGGGAGGCGATCCGCCTCGCGGTCTTCCCCTACGCCCGCTCCGGCATGGTCTCGGCCGTGATGCTCGGTCTCGGTCGTGCGCTCGGCGAGACGATGGCCGTGGCGATGGTGCTCTCGGCCTCGCCCGTCGCGACCCTGAACATCATCTCGAACACCAACTCCGCGACGGTCGCCTCCAACATCGCGACGAGCTTCGCCGAGGCCACGCCCGCCAAGCTGCACGTCCTGATCGCGACCGGGCTCGTGCTGTTCGCCGTGACGTTCGCGGTGAACTTCGCCGCCCGCTGGATCGTGGGCCGCAACGAACGGAGGATGGCCCGATGA
- the pstA gene encoding phosphate ABC transporter permease PstA produces the protein MSETQLAMANGPSLALSQPRLPRWAPILVAVLAIAAAGLPAMILGWGLVPWLLLAVLLFAVGLPLWSGLVENRRSAVDRLMTTLIWAAFAVALIPLVWLLWTVARIGGPRINVEFLTYSMRNILGDGGGIYHALLGTLLITAAAAVISVPIGIFAAIYLVEYGKGKTLARLMTFLVDVMTGIPSIVAGLFALALFVLLFGPETRLGFGGSVALSLLMIPIVVRSTEEMLRLVPDDLREASYALGVPKWRTITRVVLRTALGGIITGVTLAVARVIGETAPLLVIAGLSDSTNTNLFHERMTTLPVFIYYQFTQPGVVPFGSHGEAPGIARAWGAALVLIVLVMVLNLLARLIGKIFAPSKG, from the coding sequence ATGAGCGAGACCCAGCTCGCGATGGCCAACGGCCCGTCGCTCGCGCTCTCCCAGCCGCGGCTGCCCCGCTGGGCGCCGATCCTGGTGGCGGTCCTCGCGATCGCCGCCGCCGGCCTGCCCGCGATGATCCTCGGCTGGGGCCTCGTGCCCTGGCTGCTGCTGGCGGTGCTCCTCTTCGCCGTGGGTCTCCCGCTGTGGTCCGGCCTGGTCGAGAACCGCCGCTCCGCGGTCGACCGGCTGATGACGACCCTGATCTGGGCCGCCTTCGCGGTCGCCCTGATCCCGCTCGTGTGGCTGCTGTGGACCGTCGCGCGCATCGGCGGGCCCCGCATCAACGTGGAGTTCCTGACCTACTCGATGCGCAACATCCTCGGTGACGGCGGTGGCATCTACCACGCGCTGCTCGGGACGTTGCTCATCACCGCTGCGGCTGCTGTCATCTCGGTGCCGATCGGCATCTTCGCCGCGATCTACCTGGTCGAGTACGGCAAGGGCAAGACCCTGGCACGCCTCATGACGTTCCTCGTCGACGTGATGACCGGCATCCCCTCGATCGTGGCCGGCCTCTTCGCGCTGGCGCTGTTCGTGCTGCTGTTCGGCCCCGAGACGCGTCTGGGCTTCGGCGGCTCGGTCGCGCTGTCGCTGCTGATGATCCCGATCGTGGTGCGCTCCACCGAGGAGATGCTGCGGCTCGTGCCGGACGACCTGCGCGAGGCGTCGTACGCCCTCGGCGTACCGAAGTGGCGGACGATCACGCGCGTCGTGCTGCGCACGGCGCTCGGCGGCATCATCACCGGCGTGACGCTCGCGGTCGCCCGGGTGATCGGCGAGACGGCGCCGCTGCTGGTGATCGCCGGCCTGTCGGACTCGACCAACACCAACCTGTTCCACGAGCGGATGACGACGCTGCCGGTGTTCATCTACTACCAGTTCACCCAGCCGGGCGTGGTGCCCTTCGGCAGCCATGGCGAGGCGCCGGGCATTGCGCGAGCATGGGGGGCGGCACTCGTCCTCATCGTGCTCGTGATGGTGCTGAACCTGCTGGCCCGCCTCATCGGCAAGATCTTCGCCCCCTCCAAGGGCTGA
- the pstB gene encoding phosphate ABC transporter ATP-binding protein PstB → MAKSIDVSDLDIYYGDFKAVEGVNMTIKARSVTAFIGPSGCGKSTMLRSLNRMHEVIPGARVEGKIMVDGQSLYDASIDPVAVRRQIGMVFQRPNPFPTMSIYDNVLAGNRLNAKKIKKAEADAIVERSLTAANLWNEVKDRLGKPGMGLSGGQQQRLCIARAIAVEPQVLLMDEPCSALDPISTSAIEDLIHDLKSDYTIVIVTHNMQQAARVSDDTGFFNLKAAGQPGHLVEFNPTKKMFTNPDQESTEAYISGRFG, encoded by the coding sequence ATGGCCAAGAGCATCGATGTATCGGACCTCGACATCTACTACGGCGACTTCAAGGCCGTCGAGGGTGTCAACATGACCATCAAGGCGCGGTCGGTGACCGCGTTCATCGGCCCCTCGGGCTGCGGCAAGTCGACCATGCTGCGGTCGCTGAACCGCATGCACGAGGTGATCCCCGGCGCGCGCGTCGAGGGCAAGATCATGGTCGACGGGCAGTCGCTGTACGACGCCTCGATCGACCCGGTCGCCGTGCGCCGCCAGATCGGCATGGTCTTCCAGCGGCCCAACCCGTTCCCCACGATGTCGATCTACGACAACGTGCTCGCGGGCAACCGGCTGAACGCCAAGAAGATCAAGAAGGCCGAGGCCGACGCGATCGTCGAGCGCTCGCTGACCGCCGCCAACCTCTGGAACGAGGTCAAGGACCGCCTCGGCAAGCCCGGCATGGGCCTGTCCGGTGGTCAGCAGCAGCGACTCTGCATCGCCCGCGCGATCGCCGTCGAGCCGCAGGTGCTGCTCATGGACGAGCCGTGTTCGGCGCTCGACCCGATCTCGACGTCGGCGATCGAGGACCTGATCCACGACCTGAAGTCCGACTACACGATCGTGATCGTCACCCACAACATGCAGCAGGCCGCGCGGGTCTCCGACGACACCGGCTTCTTCAACCTGAAGGCGGCTGGACAGCCGGGTCACCTGGTGGAGTTCAACCCGACCAAGAAGATGTTCACCAACCCCGACCAGGAGTCGACCGAGGCGTACATCTCGGGGCGGTTCGGCTGA
- a CDS encoding IS30 family transposase, whose product MGRPGYCREVRSRFWDGIRAGLLIGEAARAAGVSVNCGQAWFRERGGVCPSRQEPGSVRPRLTLEQREDIAAFWSEGMSKAEIAREVGVHRSTIGRELAAGSTYFPDRRPKYRATVAQAAADRRASRPKTTKLAGNPALAAEVARRLEEEHSPEQIAARLKIDFPDDEDMQVSHEPIYQALFVQGRGELRRDLHKRLRTGRVLRKPRRPVGQRGGSKIPDMVNISERPPEVEDRAVPGHWEGDLIVGASSRSAIGTLVERATGFTMLLHLPENHGADTVAAAMIEAMSRLPETLRQTLTWDQGREMASHVRIAAATDLEIYFCDPHSPWQRGTNENTNGLLRQYFPKGADLSLFGPDYLEHVARKLNSRPRKRLGFKTPAEALDELLSQPTDPHAVASTG is encoded by the coding sequence ATGGGCCGTCCGGGATATTGCCGCGAGGTCCGGTCACGGTTCTGGGATGGGATCCGGGCCGGCCTGCTGATCGGGGAGGCCGCGCGAGCCGCCGGTGTGTCGGTCAACTGCGGGCAGGCATGGTTCCGTGAGCGTGGCGGGGTGTGTCCCTCACGCCAAGAGCCCGGGTCTGTTCGCCCCCGGTTGACGCTGGAGCAACGCGAGGACATTGCCGCCTTCTGGTCGGAGGGGATGTCCAAGGCTGAGATCGCCCGCGAGGTCGGTGTGCATCGCTCGACCATCGGGCGGGAGCTGGCAGCCGGCAGCACCTACTTTCCCGACCGGCGGCCCAAGTACCGTGCCACGGTCGCGCAGGCCGCGGCGGACCGGCGAGCGAGTCGACCCAAGACCACGAAGCTGGCCGGCAACCCTGCCCTGGCCGCGGAGGTGGCTCGTCGGTTGGAGGAGGAGCACAGCCCCGAGCAGATCGCGGCACGGCTGAAGATCGACTTCCCCGACGATGAGGACATGCAGGTGAGCCACGAGCCGATCTACCAGGCGCTGTTCGTCCAGGGACGCGGCGAACTGCGCCGGGACCTGCACAAACGGCTACGCACCGGCCGGGTGTTGCGCAAGCCACGTCGACCGGTCGGGCAACGCGGGGGCAGCAAGATCCCGGACATGGTCAACATCAGCGAGCGTCCGCCCGAGGTCGAGGACCGAGCCGTGCCCGGCCACTGGGAGGGCGACCTGATCGTGGGGGCCAGCTCCCGGTCCGCGATCGGGACCCTGGTGGAGCGCGCCACCGGGTTCACCATGCTGCTGCACCTGCCGGAGAACCACGGCGCAGACACCGTCGCCGCTGCGATGATCGAGGCGATGAGCCGGCTGCCCGAGACGCTGCGGCAGACCCTGACCTGGGACCAGGGCCGCGAGATGGCCAGCCACGTCCGGATCGCCGCCGCCACCGACCTGGAGATCTACTTCTGCGACCCGCACTCGCCCTGGCAACGCGGCACCAACGAGAACACCAACGGGCTGCTGCGCCAGTACTTCCCCAAGGGCGCCGACCTCTCCCTCTTCGGCCCCGACTACCTCGAGCACGTGGCCCGAAAACTGAACAGCCGACCCCGCAAGCGACTCGGGTTCAAGACCCCCGCCGAAGCTCTCGACGAACTACTCTCACAACCCACAGATCCGCACGCTGTTGCATCCACCGGTTGA
- a CDS encoding inorganic phosphate transporter, giving the protein MDLAIVIAVVGIALAFDYTNGFHDAANAIATSVSTRALTPRIALLLAAVMNFVGALLGQEVAHTVSDTIGGVAARHGLVIVMSALLGAIIWNLITWYFGLPSSSSHALIGGLVGAALVGGATVNWQTILDKVVIPMVASPVFGFIAAFIVMLSIMWIFRKRNPHKVFRGFRMMQTLSAAALALGHGLQDAQKTMGVIVLALGAYHTIEDPSYVTSDALPLWVVIAAASAISLGTYSGGWRIMRTLGRRIIHLDPARGFSAEAVGASVLYTTAFAFQAPISTTHVITSSIMGAGATKRFSAVRWGMARSIVTAWVLTFPMAGLAAAACYGVLHLVIPS; this is encoded by the coding sequence GTGGATCTCGCGATCGTCATCGCGGTCGTCGGCATCGCTCTCGCCTTCGACTACACCAACGGCTTCCACGACGCCGCCAACGCCATCGCCACCTCGGTCTCGACCCGGGCACTCACGCCGCGCATCGCGCTGCTGCTCGCGGCGGTGATGAACTTCGTGGGCGCGCTGCTCGGCCAGGAGGTCGCGCACACCGTCTCCGACACGATCGGGGGCGTCGCGGCCCGGCACGGGCTCGTGATCGTGATGTCCGCCCTCCTCGGCGCCATCATCTGGAACCTCATCACGTGGTACTTCGGCCTGCCGTCGTCCTCCTCGCACGCCCTCATCGGCGGCCTGGTCGGGGCGGCGCTCGTCGGCGGCGCCACGGTCAACTGGCAGACCATCCTCGACAAGGTCGTCATCCCGATGGTGGCCTCGCCGGTCTTCGGCTTCATCGCGGCGTTCATCGTGATGCTGTCGATCATGTGGATCTTCCGGAAGCGCAACCCCCACAAGGTCTTCCGCGGCTTCCGGATGATGCAGACGCTCTCCGCCGCGGCCCTGGCCCTCGGCCACGGCCTGCAGGACGCCCAGAAGACGATGGGCGTGATCGTGCTGGCACTCGGGGCGTACCACACGATCGAGGACCCGTCGTACGTCACCTCCGACGCCCTCCCCCTCTGGGTGGTCATCGCGGCCGCGTCCGCCATCTCGCTCGGCACCTACTCCGGCGGCTGGCGCATCATGCGCACCCTCGGCCGCCGGATCATCCACCTCGACCCCGCCCGCGGCTTCTCCGCCGAGGCCGTCGGCGCGTCGGTGCTCTACACGACCGCCTTCGCCTTCCAGGCCCCCATCTCCACCACCCACGTGATCACGTCCTCGATCATGGGCGCCGGCGCCACCAAGCGCTTCTCGGCCGTCCGCTGGGGCATGGCCCGCTCGATCGTCACCGCCTGGGTCCTCACCTTCCCCATGGCCGGTCTGGCCGCCGCCGCCTGTTACGGCGTGCTGCACCTCGTCATTCCTTCCTGA
- a CDS encoding DUF47 domain-containing protein, with the protein MGLRFRPVDTTFYDLFTESARHLVVGAELLAEMLSDSSDREDVARRMREAEHQADETMHAIVRRVNTTFVTPFDREDIYHLASGLDDVMDLMDEVVDMILLYEVKVLPAELSAQVEVIQRCADITAAAMPQLQSMQSMDEYWIEINRLENAGDKNHRRTLANLFSGEFKAMEVLKLKDIVESLEGAIDAFEKVANTVEQIAVKES; encoded by the coding sequence GTGGGTTTGCGATTCCGTCCGGTCGACACCACCTTCTACGACCTCTTCACCGAATCAGCTCGTCACCTCGTCGTGGGTGCCGAGCTGCTCGCTGAGATGCTCAGCGACTCCTCCGACCGCGAGGACGTCGCCCGCCGCATGCGGGAGGCCGAGCACCAGGCCGACGAGACGATGCACGCGATCGTCCGGCGCGTGAACACCACCTTCGTCACGCCGTTCGACCGCGAGGACATCTACCACCTCGCGTCCGGCCTCGACGACGTCATGGACCTCATGGACGAGGTCGTCGACATGATCCTGCTCTACGAGGTGAAGGTCCTCCCGGCCGAGCTCTCCGCGCAGGTCGAGGTCATCCAGCGCTGCGCCGACATCACCGCCGCGGCCATGCCGCAGCTGCAGTCGATGCAGTCGATGGACGAGTACTGGATCGAGATCAACCGCCTCGAGAACGCCGGCGACAAGAACCACCGCCGTACCCTCGCCAACCTCTTCTCCGGGGAGTTCAAGGCGATGGAGGTGCTGAAGCTCAAGGACATCGTCGAGTCGCTCGAGGGCGCCATCGACGCGTTCGAGAAGGTCGCCAACACGGTGGAGCAGATCGCCGTCAAGGAGTCCTGA
- a CDS encoding RNA degradosome polyphosphate kinase — MTPETVPSPVVTPPDDHATDETFDVEPPYVPDDESLEAVQKYDDRFLDRELSWLHFNQRVLELAEDPTLPLLERVRYLAIFSNNLDEFFMVRVAGLKRRIAAGVAVRAASGLLPREVLEQIWTTTRDLMERHALLFREVIVPELTAEGIELARWDELDREEQKYCKRLFRDRVFPVLTPLAVDPAHPFPYISGLSLNMAVVVRNPKTEKEHFARVKVPPIFARFVPLGNQRFVPLEDVIREHLKRLFPGMEVGDVHSFRVTRNEDLEVEEDDAENLLAALEKELLRRRFGPPVRLEVEETISPQVLDLLISELGVTADEVFRVPGLLDLRGLHDIADLDREELKYPAFVPTTHSRLAEVESAAPVDIFKSTRRRDVLLHHPYDSFATSVQRFIEQAAADPHVLAIKQTLYRTSGDSPIIDALVDAAESGKQVLVIVEIKARFDEQANIRWARKLEQAGCHVVYGLVGLKTHCKLALVVRDEPDGIRRYAHIGTGNYNSKTARLYEDLGLLTTDAKITDDIAHLFNNLSGWSRNASYQELLVAPDSVRTGLVDQIHREIQHHEAGRAAGIRIKANSVVDEAVIDALYLASQAGVRVQLIVRGICSLRPGVLGLSENIEVRSVLGRFLEHSRVFWFENGGEPSAWIGSADMMHRNLDRRVEVLVRLPGEDNLRAIARLLDLSFSPDTSAWLLGPDGEWVRNGGAVHLQEALIEHQRKWRSQAARELANGS, encoded by the coding sequence ATGACTCCGGAGACCGTGCCGAGCCCCGTCGTGACCCCGCCCGACGACCACGCCACGGACGAGACCTTCGACGTCGAGCCGCCCTACGTCCCCGACGACGAGTCCCTCGAGGCCGTCCAGAAGTACGACGACCGCTTCCTCGACCGTGAGCTGTCCTGGCTGCACTTCAACCAGCGTGTGCTGGAGCTTGCGGAGGATCCGACCCTGCCGCTGCTCGAGCGGGTCCGCTACCTCGCGATCTTCAGCAACAACCTCGACGAGTTCTTCATGGTGCGCGTGGCCGGCCTCAAGCGCCGGATCGCGGCCGGCGTCGCCGTACGCGCCGCGTCGGGCCTGCTGCCCCGCGAGGTGCTCGAACAGATCTGGACCACCACCCGCGACCTGATGGAGCGGCACGCCCTGCTCTTCCGCGAGGTGATCGTGCCGGAGCTGACCGCCGAGGGCATCGAGCTGGCTCGGTGGGACGAGCTGGACCGCGAGGAGCAGAAGTACTGCAAGCGGCTCTTCCGCGACCGCGTCTTCCCGGTGCTGACGCCACTGGCCGTCGACCCGGCGCACCCGTTCCCCTACATCTCGGGGCTCTCGCTCAACATGGCCGTCGTCGTACGCAACCCGAAGACGGAGAAGGAGCACTTCGCCCGGGTGAAGGTCCCGCCGATCTTCGCCCGCTTCGTGCCGCTCGGCAACCAGCGGTTCGTGCCGCTCGAGGACGTCATCCGCGAGCACCTCAAGCGGCTGTTCCCGGGCATGGAGGTGGGCGACGTCCACAGCTTCCGGGTCACCCGCAACGAGGACCTCGAGGTCGAGGAGGACGACGCCGAGAACCTCCTCGCCGCCCTGGAGAAGGAGCTGCTGCGGCGCCGCTTCGGCCCGCCGGTGCGGCTCGAGGTCGAGGAGACGATCTCGCCGCAGGTGCTCGACCTGCTGATCTCCGAGCTCGGCGTGACCGCCGACGAGGTGTTCCGAGTGCCGGGGCTGCTGGACCTGCGCGGTCTGCACGACATCGCCGACCTGGACCGCGAGGAGCTGAAGTACCCCGCGTTCGTGCCGACCACCCACTCCCGGCTGGCGGAGGTCGAGTCCGCCGCACCGGTCGACATCTTCAAGTCCACGCGCCGCCGCGACGTGCTGCTGCACCACCCCTACGACTCGTTCGCGACGTCGGTGCAGCGGTTCATCGAGCAGGCCGCGGCCGACCCGCACGTCCTGGCGATCAAGCAGACGCTCTACCGCACCTCCGGTGACAGCCCGATCATCGACGCCCTCGTCGACGCGGCCGAGTCCGGCAAGCAGGTGCTGGTGATCGTGGAGATCAAGGCGCGCTTCGACGAGCAGGCCAACATCCGCTGGGCGCGCAAGCTCGAGCAGGCCGGCTGCCACGTCGTCTACGGCCTGGTCGGGCTGAAGACCCACTGCAAGCTCGCGCTGGTGGTGCGCGACGAGCCCGACGGCATCCGCCGCTACGCCCACATCGGCACCGGCAACTACAACTCCAAGACCGCGCGGCTCTACGAGGACCTCGGGCTGCTCACCACCGACGCGAAGATCACCGACGACATCGCCCACCTGTTCAACAACCTCTCCGGGTGGTCGCGGAACGCCTCCTACCAGGAGCTGCTGGTCGCGCCGGACTCCGTGCGCACCGGGCTGGTCGACCAGATCCACCGCGAGATCCAGCACCACGAGGCCGGCCGCGCGGCGGGGATCCGGATCAAGGCCAACTCCGTCGTCGACGAGGCCGTCATCGACGCCCTCTACCTCGCCTCGCAGGCGGGGGTGAGAGTGCAGCTGATCGTGCGGGGCATCTGCTCGCTGCGACCCGGGGTGCTGGGGCTGTCGGAGAACATCGAGGTGCGCTCGGTCCTGGGCCGGTTCCTCGAGCACAGCCGGGTGTTCTGGTTCGAGAACGGCGGCGAGCCCTCGGCGTGGATCGGGTCGGCGGACATGATGCACCGCAACCTCGACCGGCGGGTCGAGGTGCTGGTGCGGCTGCCCGGCGAGGACAACCTGCGGGCCATCGCACGGCTGCTCGACCTGTCCTTCTCGCCCGACACGAGCGCGTGGCTGCTCGGTCCCGACGGGGAATGGGTCCGCAACGGGGGCGCCGTACACCTGCAGGAGGCGCTGATCGAACACCAGCGCAAGTGGCGCAGCCAGGCCGCCCGGGAGCTGGCCAACGGGAGCTGA
- a CDS encoding PAS domain S-box protein yields MGPVWHREVNTRGGCRRGPGCCTKRSVGNGGVGVRRVLEPHPSSVREARQYVRDVLRAAGREDLVETAELLVSELVTNALVHVGSGLEIAAWVEGDVLRVEVGDASPHAPLPRHHPVTAGTGRGLRLVSSMVDRWGTTPRGVGKVVWFELENGDHEPDLGDWDVADLEDDQSGRVVAPGGSLPRPLDVELLNVPLLLHTVWQQHADALLRELLLIRIGAGSNTDELWAHALASEAMSFLQENLPTPNVGEDADELMVSAVEPFVSSDREVLHVPAEIVDHFRVLDETLEAAVGMAEAGFLLTPPTQPEVQAFRHWICGEIQRQAIGEAPIPWSDVPTSAPAPAARIPLGWTSDEVSGSALAVMAADDTNRLIAASPSALELLGYAGPEELVGRRLVTIIPARFRQAHVAGFTLHLANGRAPLLDRWVTVPVLRKDGSEIDVRLLVAAEMLPAGRRVFVARLEPA; encoded by the coding sequence ATGGGTCCAGTGTGGCATCGGGAGGTGAACACGCGGGGTGGCTGTCGGAGGGGTCCCGGATGCTGTACAAAACGGAGTGTGGGCAACGGTGGGGTGGGGGTTCGTCGTGTCCTCGAGCCGCACCCCTCGAGCGTGCGCGAGGCACGGCAGTACGTCCGCGACGTGCTGCGGGCGGCCGGTCGCGAGGACCTCGTGGAGACCGCCGAGCTGCTCGTGAGCGAGCTGGTCACCAACGCGCTGGTGCACGTCGGGTCCGGCCTGGAGATCGCCGCCTGGGTCGAGGGTGACGTGCTGCGGGTCGAGGTGGGCGACGCGAGCCCGCACGCGCCCCTGCCCCGACACCACCCGGTCACCGCAGGCACCGGCCGCGGCCTGCGCCTCGTCTCCTCGATGGTCGACCGGTGGGGCACCACCCCGCGCGGCGTCGGCAAGGTGGTCTGGTTCGAGCTGGAGAACGGCGACCACGAGCCGGACCTCGGCGACTGGGACGTCGCCGACCTCGAGGACGACCAGTCAGGTCGGGTGGTCGCGCCGGGCGGCTCGCTGCCGCGTCCCCTCGACGTCGAGCTGCTCAACGTGCCGCTCCTGCTGCACACCGTGTGGCAGCAGCACGCCGACGCGCTGCTCCGCGAGCTGCTGCTGATCCGCATCGGCGCCGGCTCCAACACCGACGAGCTGTGGGCGCACGCGCTCGCCAGTGAGGCGATGTCGTTCCTCCAGGAGAACCTCCCGACCCCGAACGTCGGTGAGGACGCCGACGAGCTGATGGTCAGCGCTGTCGAGCCGTTCGTCTCCAGCGACCGCGAGGTGTTGCACGTCCCGGCCGAGATCGTCGACCACTTCCGGGTGCTCGACGAGACGCTCGAGGCCGCCGTGGGGATGGCCGAGGCGGGCTTCCTGCTCACCCCGCCGACCCAGCCCGAGGTCCAGGCGTTCCGCCACTGGATCTGTGGGGAGATCCAGCGTCAGGCGATCGGCGAGGCGCCGATCCCGTGGTCCGACGTCCCGACCTCGGCGCCCGCACCCGCGGCCCGTATCCCGCTGGGCTGGACCTCCGACGAGGTCAGCGGCTCCGCGCTGGCGGTGATGGCCGCCGACGACACCAACCGGTTGATCGCGGCCAGCCCGTCGGCGCTCGAGCTGCTGGGGTACGCCGGACCCGAGGAGCTGGTCGGCCGCCGGCTCGTGACGATCATCCCGGCCCGTTTCCGCCAGGCCCACGTCGCCGGCTTCACGCTCCACCTCGCCAACGGCCGGGCCCCGCTGCTCGACCGCTGGGTCACGGTCCCGGTGCTGCGCAAGGACGGCTCGGAGATCGACGTACGCCTGCTGGTGGCGGCCGAGATGCTGCCGGCCGGCCGGCGCGTGTTCGTGGCGAGACTCGAGCCCGCCTGA